The genomic window ATGCGAGAAGCTCCTCGACGGGATGAGGGTGGGCCGGGTTGTGGCCACGGGTTACGGCCGGAAGCTTTTTATCGAATCCCTTCGAGGGATTGAAGTCTCGGCCATCACGGAAATCCAGGCCTATGCGCTCGGAGCGCGATACCTGTTCCCGGAAGTCCGAACGGTGCTTGATATCGGCGGTCAGGACACCAAGGTGATCCTGCTCGCTCCGCACGGCAGGGTGGCGAAATTCGAGATGAACGACCGCTGTGCCGCGGGGACGGGTAAATTCCTGGAGTTCATGGCGACGGCCCTGCAGATCCCCCTGGAGGCATTCGGAGAATTTGCCTTGCGGTCGGACAAGCGTATCCAGATCAACAGCATGTGCACGGTATTCGCGGAAAGCGAAGCCACCTCGCTCATGGCTCGCGGCGAGCGCGCCGAAAACATCGCCATG from Syntrophobacter fumaroxidans MPOB includes these protein-coding regions:
- a CDS encoding acyl-CoA dehydratase activase — translated: MSGLESVAGIDIGSRSIELVVFEGTRQIRQMKVPTTYDPLAQCEKLLDGMRVGRVVATGYGRKLFIESLRGIEVSAITEIQAYALGARYLFPEVRTVLDIGGQDTKVILLAPHGRVAKFEMNDRCAAGTGKFLEFMATALQIPLEAFGEFALRSDKRIQINSMCTVFAESEATSLMARGERAENIAMGLHLAIVQRTVGMLRRVGMEPPLVFAGGVAHNPCAGKVLEEQLNISLIIPDHPDMVGAIGAALHGMAGAKERGTRCDRKS